Proteins from one Desulfitibacter sp. BRH_c19 genomic window:
- a CDS encoding alpha-glucan phosphorylase codes for MPQHKQLPKVAYFCMEFGLNKELPIYAGGLGILAGDHLKSAKDVGVPLVGVGILWKKDYTTQLIGDDGRPYDLYPNHEFPTVKDTGKSVQVRVRGMDVTCKIMMVDVYGNVPLYLLDTNFEGNEEHSWITSKLYGGVDQDRVAQEIVLGIGGLRALRALGIEIDIYHFNEGHAVFAGLELIREKMNDGMSFHDAWNKSREEIVFTTHTPVEAGNEVHAHDLLQHMEAYNGLTYEQMSELGGNPFNMTVAALRLSSIANGVSKLHGRTARKMWKHVDSSAEIISITNGVHPPTWQSSEIRNAWEKGEDLWKPHMILKKKLLDYVKETTGANMELDRLTISFARRAAPYKRSELIFRDTNALDGLLEAGKIQLIFSGKAHPNDTLGKDIIQRLVQMDKKYEDRIVFLENYNMGIAELMVQGSDVWLNNPVRPLEASGTSGMKAAMNGVLNVSVIDGWVAEGPHHAVNGWLLDDVLHDEIDYSNQDEHDLRALYSVIYDEIIPVFYNSKNRWSKMMKSSIEMSHYNFSSDRMVKQYYDLIYAKE; via the coding sequence TCCTTGCGGGAGATCATTTGAAATCTGCTAAGGATGTTGGAGTTCCCCTTGTAGGTGTAGGTATTCTCTGGAAGAAGGATTACACAACACAATTAATTGGTGATGATGGAAGACCCTACGATCTTTATCCGAATCATGAGTTTCCTACAGTAAAGGATACAGGTAAATCTGTACAGGTCAGAGTTCGTGGTATGGATGTTACTTGTAAAATAATGATGGTTGATGTGTACGGAAATGTCCCATTATATCTCCTTGATACAAACTTTGAAGGTAATGAAGAACATAGCTGGATAACAAGCAAACTCTATGGTGGCGTGGATCAGGATAGGGTTGCTCAGGAAATAGTTCTTGGAATAGGGGGCCTAAGAGCACTTAGAGCCCTTGGCATAGAGATAGATATATATCATTTTAATGAAGGGCATGCTGTATTTGCAGGTCTAGAATTAATAAGAGAAAAGATGAATGATGGAATGTCTTTTCACGATGCATGGAATAAGAGTCGCGAGGAGATTGTTTTTACAACCCATACCCCTGTTGAAGCAGGCAATGAGGTCCATGCTCATGACTTGCTGCAGCATATGGAGGCATATAATGGACTTACATACGAGCAGATGAGTGAACTTGGCGGTAATCCTTTTAATATGACTGTTGCAGCACTTCGACTTTCATCAATAGCAAATGGTGTATCAAAGCTCCATGGACGCACAGCTCGGAAAATGTGGAAACATGTGGATAGTTCTGCCGAGATTATCTCGATTACAAATGGAGTTCATCCACCCACCTGGCAAAGTTCAGAAATTCGTAATGCCTGGGAAAAAGGCGAAGACCTTTGGAAACCTCATATGATTTTAAAGAAGAAATTGTTAGATTATGTTAAAGAGACTACTGGTGCAAATATGGAGCTAGATAGACTTACTATAAGCTTTGCTAGAAGGGCTGCGCCCTATAAAAGAAGTGAACTAATTTTCCGGGACACTAATGCTCTTGATGGCCTATTAGAGGCAGGAAAAATACAACTAATTTTTTCCGGCAAGGCACATCCAAATGACACTCTTGGAAAAGATATTATCCAACGTCTTGTACAAATGGATAAAAAGTACGAGGACAGGATAGTCTTTTTAGAAAACTATAATATGGGCATTGCAGAATTAATGGTCCAAGGTAGTGATGTGTGGCTTAACAATCCTGTCAGACCCTTAGAAGCAAGCGGTACTTCTGGAATGAAAGCTGCAATGAATGGAGTTCTGAATGTTAGTGTAATAGACGGTTGGGTAGCAGAGGGTCCCCATCATGCAGTAAATGGATGGCTCCTTGATGATGTATTACATGATGAAATAGACTACAGTAATCAAGATGAACATGATCTACGGGCTTTGTACTCTGTAATATATGATGAGATTATCCCAGTATTTTATAACAGTAAAAACCGTTGGAGTAAGATGATGAAATCAAGTATTGAGATGT